From the Sphingomonas suaedae genome, one window contains:
- a CDS encoding MFS transporter — protein sequence MGSTAGSTSIVGERAPYFWAGCAAISAGVLLHLPMLAMAHRMGNHLNGMPMDASMGLGMVLIVIGVPLACFGALPKVRGGHGDHAGTNYEAPDTTPLGRWHAATLLVLTLGLIIDVMKPATLGFVLPGMAAEYGIARSQVALLPLVALTGTTVGSFLWGWLADIYGRRVSILLSTILFVSTAICGAMPAFAWNLVMCFLMGISAGGMLPVIYTLLAEVMPPRHRSWVLVLVGGMGLVGGYLAASGAAYVLEPVYGWRALWLQGFPSGLLLLALARFIPETPRFLAERGREAELAQMQKRFGLAPKPRPIEAPADTPTSTEHHRLTAALVMTALCWSFVNFGLLLWLPSDLQARGYSAEVASGILAKSSLLAFPTVLLAALFYARRSSKWTLVGTVGLTFAGLIGAMLPPSLLSWEPVLIAVIAMLIVGTNGTIAVLLPYTAENYPLGTRGRATGLVAGSSKFGGVAVQVAALAGFAPTLVGAALALLVPTAVSAGMIAWFGRETRGRSLRELEAE from the coding sequence ATGGGGAGTACAGCGGGAAGTACATCGATTGTCGGAGAGCGCGCGCCCTATTTCTGGGCAGGTTGCGCCGCGATCAGCGCTGGTGTGCTGCTGCATCTGCCAATGCTGGCGATGGCGCACCGCATGGGCAACCACCTCAACGGGATGCCGATGGACGCCAGCATGGGGCTGGGCATGGTCCTGATCGTGATCGGCGTGCCGCTCGCCTGTTTCGGGGCGTTGCCCAAGGTACGGGGCGGCCATGGCGATCATGCCGGTACCAATTACGAAGCTCCGGACACGACTCCGCTCGGCCGCTGGCACGCCGCAACCCTGCTAGTGCTGACGCTGGGGCTGATTATCGACGTCATGAAGCCCGCGACGCTCGGCTTCGTGCTGCCCGGGATGGCAGCCGAATACGGCATTGCGCGCTCGCAGGTCGCGTTGCTGCCCCTGGTCGCGCTCACAGGTACTACCGTCGGCTCGTTTCTGTGGGGCTGGCTGGCGGACATCTATGGTCGTCGCGTGTCGATCCTGCTTTCGACGATCCTGTTCGTCTCGACCGCCATCTGCGGGGCGATGCCGGCTTTCGCCTGGAACCTGGTGATGTGCTTTCTCATGGGCATATCGGCAGGCGGGATGCTGCCTGTGATCTACACGCTGCTCGCCGAAGTGATGCCGCCGCGCCATCGTAGTTGGGTGCTGGTGCTGGTCGGGGGCATGGGATTGGTCGGAGGTTATCTCGCCGCCAGCGGGGCGGCCTATGTTCTAGAGCCGGTCTATGGGTGGCGCGCGCTTTGGCTCCAAGGGTTTCCAAGCGGATTGTTGCTGCTCGCCTTGGCGCGGTTCATTCCTGAAACGCCACGCTTTCTCGCCGAACGCGGCCGCGAAGCCGAACTGGCGCAGATGCAGAAGCGCTTCGGCCTAGCGCCTAAGCCGCGACCTATCGAGGCCCCGGCCGATACGCCAACAAGCACCGAACATCACCGCCTCACCGCCGCGCTCGTCATGACTGCGCTGTGCTGGAGTTTCGTCAATTTCGGGCTTCTGCTGTGGCTTCCATCGGACCTGCAGGCCCGCGGCTATAGCGCCGAAGTGGCGAGCGGAATCCTCGCCAAATCATCGCTGCTCGCGTTTCCCACCGTTTTGCTGGCTGCGCTGTTCTATGCGCGTCGGAGCAGCAAATGGACACTCGTCGGCACAGTCGGCCTGACCTTTGCCGGCCTTATCGGGGCGATGCTGCCCCCGTCGCTGTTAAGTTGGGAGCCGGTGCTGATCGCGGTCATCGCGATGCTGATCGTCGGCACTAACGGGACGATCGCGGTGCTGCTGCCCTATACGGCGGAAAACTATCCCCTCGGCACCCGGGGGCGGGCAACAGGGTTGGTGGCAGGGAGCAGCAAGTTCGGCGGGGTCGCAGTACAGGTTGCGGCCCTCGCGGGCTTCGCACCGACGCTGGTGGGTGCAGCGCTGGCGCTGTTAGTTCCGACGGCGGTGTCTGCCGGAATGATCGCCTGGTTCGGGCGCGAAACCCGGGGGCGCAGCCTCCGCGAGTTAGAAGCGGAGTAG
- a CDS encoding conjugal transfer protein TraG, with translation MTPTKLLLGQMLIVALIVVAGVWFATQWAAAALAYQPELGAPWFKLGGVPVYAPWALFPWWFHFDAYAPEVFDEAGAIAAGSGLLGCGAAIFGSIWRARQQRHVTTYGSARWAGLRDIRAAGLAADAGVFLGRLGARYLRHDGPEHVMAFAPTRSGKGVGLVVPTLLGWTGSTVVHDIKGENWEVTAGWRSAFSHCLLFNPTDVRSARYNPLLEVRRGADEVRDVQNIADILVDPEGALERRNHWEKTSHSLLVGAILHILYAEQEKTLARVATFLSDPQRSFAATLRMMMTTNHLGSEDAPVVHPVVASAARELLNKSENERSGVLSTAMSFLGLYRDPTVAAVTAASDWRVEDLVAAAHPVSLYLVVPPSDISRTKPLIRLVLNQIGRRLTEQLHASGTPGRHKLLLMLDEFPALGRLDFFETSLAFLAGYGVRAFLIAQSLNQIEKAYGEHNAILDNCHVRVAFATNDERTAKRISDALGTATEQRSMRNYAGHRLAPWLAHVMVSRQETARALLTPGEVMQLPPSDELVLVAGHPPVRAQKLRYFEDDAFTARRVAPPILGADGPADLPSARPDDWSGQVRPVDARLSPNPDESEEMDGGLEQARHPAQEIAPVATVDLAPTDPLGLGDDEGDPAADKRAMDRSASEAARRVYGMDAGSARPGNLELDF, from the coding sequence ATGACCCCGACCAAACTTTTGCTCGGCCAGATGCTGATCGTCGCGCTGATCGTGGTGGCGGGCGTCTGGTTCGCCACCCAATGGGCAGCGGCGGCGCTGGCCTATCAGCCCGAGCTCGGCGCGCCCTGGTTCAAGCTGGGCGGCGTGCCGGTCTATGCGCCATGGGCGCTGTTCCCCTGGTGGTTCCATTTCGATGCCTACGCCCCGGAGGTCTTCGACGAGGCCGGAGCGATCGCTGCGGGTAGCGGGCTGCTGGGATGCGGAGCTGCGATCTTCGGGTCGATCTGGCGGGCTCGCCAGCAGCGCCATGTCACGACCTATGGGTCGGCGCGCTGGGCTGGCTTGCGGGACATTCGTGCGGCGGGGCTCGCAGCAGATGCAGGCGTGTTTCTGGGCCGTTTGGGCGCACGCTATCTGCGCCACGATGGGCCCGAGCACGTCATGGCGTTCGCGCCGACACGGTCGGGCAAGGGCGTCGGGCTGGTCGTTCCCACCTTGCTCGGCTGGACGGGTTCTACGGTCGTTCACGACATCAAGGGCGAGAATTGGGAAGTGACCGCCGGGTGGCGCTCCGCCTTCTCGCACTGTCTGCTCTTCAATCCGACCGATGTGCGCTCGGCGCGCTACAATCCGCTACTCGAAGTGCGGCGCGGCGCAGACGAGGTGCGCGACGTCCAGAATATCGCCGACATCCTGGTCGATCCCGAAGGCGCGCTCGAGCGGCGCAATCATTGGGAGAAGACCAGCCATTCGCTGCTGGTCGGCGCGATCCTCCACATTCTCTATGCCGAGCAGGAGAAGACGCTCGCCCGCGTCGCGACCTTCCTGTCCGATCCGCAACGCTCCTTCGCCGCGACGTTGCGCATGATGATGACCACCAATCATCTTGGCAGCGAGGACGCGCCGGTCGTCCATCCGGTGGTCGCGTCGGCAGCACGCGAGCTGCTCAACAAGTCCGAAAATGAGCGTTCGGGCGTCCTCTCGACCGCGATGTCGTTCCTCGGGCTCTATCGCGATCCCACCGTCGCAGCGGTGACCGCAGCATCGGACTGGCGGGTCGAGGACCTGGTCGCGGCGGCACATCCTGTCTCGCTCTATCTGGTGGTGCCGCCCTCGGACATCAGCCGCACCAAGCCGCTGATCCGGCTTGTCCTCAACCAGATCGGACGGCGGCTGACCGAGCAGCTCCATGCCTCCGGCACGCCAGGGCGCCACAAGCTGCTGCTGATGCTCGACGAGTTTCCGGCGCTGGGGCGGCTCGACTTCTTCGAGACGAGCCTCGCCTTCCTCGCCGGCTACGGGGTGCGCGCCTTCCTCATCGCGCAGAGCCTCAACCAGATCGAGAAGGCCTATGGCGAGCACAACGCGATCCTCGACAACTGCCATGTGCGCGTCGCGTTCGCGACCAATGACGAGCGCACCGCCAAGCGGATTTCCGACGCGCTCGGCACCGCCACCGAGCAGCGCTCGATGCGCAACTATGCCGGGCACCGGCTCGCGCCCTGGCTCGCCCATGTCATGGTCAGCCGGCAGGAGACTGCGCGCGCGCTGCTGACGCCCGGCGAGGTGATGCAGCTGCCTCCGAGCGACGAGCTGGTGCTGGTGGCGGGCCACCCGCCGGTGCGCGCGCAGAAGCTGCGCTATTTCGAGGATGATGCCTTCACCGCGCGCAGGGTAGCACCGCCGATATTGGGGGCGGACGGCCCGGCCGATCTGCCGTCAGCGCGGCCCGACGACTGGTCCGGCCAGGTCCGGCCGGTCGACGCGCGGCTGTCGCCGAACCCGGATGAGAGTGAGGAGATGGACGGCGGGCTCGAACAGGCGCGCCACCCGGCGCAGGAGATTGCGCCCGTCGCGACGGTCGATCTGGCGCCCACCGACCCGCTCGGCCTGGGTGACGATGAGGGGGACCCGGCTGCCGACAAGCGCGCGATGGATCGCTCGGCGAGTGAGGCTGCGCGGCGCGTCTATGGGATGGACGCAGGCTCGGCGCGGCCCGGCAATCTCGAGCTGGACTTTTGA
- a CDS encoding CopG family transcriptional regulator has product MAERVRHQLFLPRPLSDRLAALAAKPGASKSAILADAVTAWLNRRGASELEDRFALWLDRMSNALARIERDGNVALETLAPFIRFELSIQAPLAENDAVGRALARERFEAFVAPVGRAVASGRRTMWPEENAR; this is encoded by the coding sequence ATGGCCGAGCGCGTCCGCCACCAGTTGTTCCTGCCCAGGCCCCTCAGCGACCGGCTGGCGGCGCTCGCGGCCAAACCGGGCGCATCCAAGTCGGCGATCCTCGCCGACGCTGTGACCGCGTGGCTCAATCGTCGCGGCGCGTCCGAACTCGAGGATCGCTTCGCGTTGTGGCTCGACCGGATGAGCAATGCTCTGGCGCGGATCGAGCGCGACGGCAATGTCGCGCTCGAGACGCTGGCGCCGTTCATCCGCTTCGAGCTCTCGATCCAGGCCCCGCTCGCCGAGAATGATGCGGTCGGGCGGGCGCTTGCGCGCGAGCGCTTCGAAGCATTCGTGGCACCGGTCGGTCGGGCCGTTGCCTCGGGGCGACGCACCATGTGGCCCGAGGAGAACGCGCGATGA
- the trbB gene encoding P-type conjugative transfer ATPase TrbB has translation MSAALSAERRRAMLRTAMGPVIADAMADPLVLEIMVNPDGALRFDRLGEGRVDTGVAIDVAQTERIIRLVASHARTEVHAGQPIVSAELPPHIDGGAGERFEGVLPPVATGPCFSIRKPAQRLHTLGDYVDEGIMAPDTADNLRAAVMQRLNVLVAGGTSSGKTTLANALLAEMAWIDTRVILIEDTRELQSPARDTVALRTRPGSVSMADLVRSTLRLRPDRIIVGEVRGPEALDMLKAWNTGHPGGIATVHANSANAALYRIEQLVQEAVVTVPRCLIAEAIDLVVFIAGRGTDRRVEGVSRVVGIDPDTGAYALAPFSLPPTTGA, from the coding sequence ATGAGCGCGGCTCTGTCCGCCGAACGCCGACGCGCGATGCTGCGCACCGCGATGGGACCCGTCATCGCGGACGCGATGGCCGATCCGCTGGTCCTCGAGATCATGGTCAACCCCGATGGCGCGCTTCGGTTCGACCGGCTCGGCGAGGGCCGGGTCGACACCGGCGTTGCGATCGACGTCGCCCAGACCGAGCGCATCATTCGGCTCGTGGCGAGCCACGCGCGGACCGAGGTACATGCCGGGCAGCCGATCGTCTCGGCCGAACTGCCGCCCCATATCGACGGCGGGGCAGGGGAGCGGTTCGAGGGCGTGCTGCCGCCGGTTGCCACCGGCCCCTGTTTTTCGATCCGCAAGCCCGCGCAGCGCCTCCATACGCTCGGCGACTATGTCGACGAAGGCATCATGGCGCCCGACACCGCGGACAATTTGCGCGCGGCGGTCATGCAGCGCCTCAACGTCCTCGTGGCGGGCGGGACGAGTTCCGGCAAGACGACGCTCGCCAATGCGCTGCTCGCCGAGATGGCATGGATCGATACCCGCGTCATCCTGATCGAGGACACGCGCGAGCTGCAGAGCCCGGCGCGCGACACGGTCGCGCTGCGCACGCGTCCAGGATCGGTGTCGATGGCGGATCTTGTCCGCTCGACCCTGCGACTTCGTCCTGATCGGATCATTGTCGGCGAAGTGCGCGGCCCCGAAGCGCTCGACATGCTCAAGGCCTGGAACACCGGCCACCCCGGCGGGATCGCCACGGTCCATGCGAACTCCGCGAACGCAGCGCTCTATCGCATCGAGCAACTGGTGCAGGAGGCCGTTGTCACCGTCCCCCGGTGCCTGATCGCCGAGGCGATCGACCTCGTCGTCTTCATCGCCGGGCGCGGTACCGATCGCCGCGTCGAGGGCGTCTCCCGCGTCGTCGGGATCGACCCGGACACCGGCGCCTACGCGCTCGCCCCCTTTTCCTTGCCCCCAACAACAGGAGCCTGA
- a CDS encoding TrbC/VirB2 family protein, whose product MTVVRPNSAGSRLLLGAAAGLAICAASRVLAAGSGMPWEEPLQQVLESVQGPVAKIVAVIIIIVTGLTLAFGETAGGFRRLIQIVFGLSIAFAASSFFLSFFSFGGGALIA is encoded by the coding sequence ATGACTGTCGTTCGTCCTAACTCCGCCGGATCGCGCCTGCTCCTCGGTGCCGCTGCCGGTCTCGCGATATGCGCGGCGAGCCGGGTGCTCGCCGCCGGCTCGGGCATGCCGTGGGAGGAGCCGCTCCAGCAGGTGCTGGAGTCGGTCCAGGGACCGGTCGCCAAGATCGTCGCGGTGATCATCATCATCGTGACCGGCCTGACGCTCGCGTTCGGCGAGACGGCGGGCGGCTTTCGCCGCCTGATCCAGATCGTGTTCGGCCTCTCGATCGCCTTTGCCGCCTCGAGCTTCTTCCTCTCCTTCTTCTCGTTCGGCGGCGGGGCGCTGATCGCATGA
- a CDS encoding VirB3 family type IV secretion system protein — protein MTGAGEAIEGFEAPLHRALAEPILLGGAPRTIAIVNGTLAAAMGLGLQQWIAGLAIWALGHTVAVFAARRDPDFAPVLARHLRQRGYLAC, from the coding sequence ATGACCGGGGCAGGTGAAGCCATCGAAGGGTTCGAGGCGCCGCTCCATCGAGCGCTTGCCGAACCGATTCTGCTCGGCGGCGCGCCGCGGACGATCGCGATCGTCAACGGCACCCTCGCCGCCGCCATGGGGCTGGGGCTTCAGCAATGGATCGCGGGCCTCGCGATCTGGGCGCTGGGTCATACGGTCGCGGTGTTCGCGGCACGCCGCGATCCGGACTTCGCTCCCGTGCTCGCGCGGCATCTGCGTCAGCGGGGGTATCTCGCATGCTAG
- the trbE gene encoding conjugal transfer protein TrbE, with amino-acid sequence MLDLREYRSRADRLADHLPWAALVAPGVVLNKDGSFQRTLRFRGPDLESATQAELVSTCARANNVLKRFGSGWALHIEAERREALAYPASEFPDAASWLVDEERRADFEAAGQHFESRYYLTLTYFPPPDQSDAASRALVERQSSEKGRDWHQALAAFIAETARALDLFAGFMPEIAGLDDGETLTFLHGRISTREHRVAVPATPMYLDGLLVDTELTGGLEPMLGQMHLRTLSILGFPGLSRPGILDALNHLDFGYRWVTRFIALDKTDATRALTRLRRQWFNKRKSVTALLREVLYNQPVQLLDSDADNKMVDADVALQALGGDHVAFGHLTTTITVQDCDRARVEDKVRQVERVVNGLGFTCIREELNAVEAWLSSLPGHVYANVRQPLVHTLNLAHLMPLSSVWAGPARNTHLDGPPLLYAQTSGSTPFRLSTHVGDVGHMMIIGPTGAGKSVLLALLALQFRRYAGSRVYIFDMGRSARVATLAMGGAHHALGLGGDAGETIAFQPLAAIDREAERAWAAEWIAAILTHEKVTVDPPVKDAIWSALGSLASAPVEERTLTGLALLLQSTALRAALAPYTIEGPFGRLLDAAEDDLRMAQVQCFETEALMGTGSAVAPVLTYLFHRLEERFTGAPSLLILDEAWKFLDHPLFAARIREWLKTLRKKNVAVIFASQSLADIAESGIAPAIIESCPQRILLPNAAAIEPQGRASYERFGLNAAQIELIARASPKRHYYLQSACGNRLFELGLGPVALALCGASDPATQARVDALLAEHGNADFVIRFLAEAGLDWAAELVRQFPAPPSKGVVP; translated from the coding sequence ATGCTAGACCTGCGCGAATATCGCAGCCGGGCCGACCGGCTCGCCGATCACCTGCCCTGGGCGGCGTTGGTCGCACCCGGCGTGGTCCTCAACAAGGACGGGAGTTTTCAGCGTACGCTGCGTTTTCGCGGCCCCGATCTTGAATCGGCAACCCAGGCCGAACTCGTCTCGACCTGCGCGCGCGCGAACAACGTGCTTAAACGGTTCGGATCGGGCTGGGCGCTCCATATCGAAGCCGAGCGGCGCGAGGCGCTCGCCTATCCCGCCAGCGAATTTCCCGATGCTGCGTCCTGGCTCGTCGACGAGGAGCGCCGCGCCGACTTCGAGGCGGCGGGTCAGCATTTCGAGAGCCGCTATTATCTCACGCTCACCTATTTTCCGCCGCCCGATCAGAGCGACGCGGCAAGCCGCGCGCTGGTCGAACGGCAAAGCTCTGAAAAGGGACGCGACTGGCACCAGGCGCTTGCCGCCTTCATTGCCGAGACCGCCCGAGCGCTCGACCTCTTCGCGGGCTTCATGCCGGAGATTGCCGGGCTCGACGATGGCGAGACGCTGACCTTCCTCCATGGGCGCATTTCGACCCGCGAGCACCGGGTCGCGGTGCCAGCAACGCCGATGTATCTCGACGGGCTGCTGGTCGATACCGAGCTGACCGGCGGGCTCGAGCCCATGCTCGGGCAGATGCATCTGCGCACGCTCTCGATCCTCGGCTTTCCGGGGTTGAGCCGGCCCGGCATCCTCGACGCGCTCAACCATCTCGACTTCGGCTATCGCTGGGTCACGCGGTTCATCGCGCTTGACAAGACCGATGCGACCCGGGCGCTCACCAGATTGCGCCGCCAGTGGTTCAACAAGCGCAAATCGGTGACCGCGCTGCTGCGCGAGGTCCTCTACAATCAGCCGGTCCAGCTGCTCGACAGCGACGCCGACAACAAGATGGTCGATGCCGATGTCGCGCTTCAGGCGCTGGGCGGCGACCATGTCGCCTTTGGCCATCTGACGACGACGATCACGGTCCAGGACTGCGATCGTGCGCGCGTCGAGGACAAGGTCCGCCAGGTCGAGCGGGTCGTCAATGGTCTCGGCTTTACCTGTATCCGCGAGGAGCTGAACGCCGTGGAGGCGTGGCTCTCGAGCCTGCCGGGGCATGTCTATGCAAATGTTCGGCAACCCCTCGTCCACACGCTCAACCTCGCGCATCTGATGCCGCTCTCGAGCGTGTGGGCGGGTCCGGCGCGCAACACCCATCTCGACGGACCGCCGCTTCTCTACGCTCAAACCAGCGGCTCGACACCATTCCGGCTCTCGACCCATGTCGGCGATGTCGGGCATATGATGATCATCGGGCCGACGGGCGCAGGCAAATCGGTGCTGCTCGCACTGCTCGCGCTCCAGTTCCGTCGCTATGCCGGGAGCCGGGTCTATATCTTCGATATGGGCCGGTCGGCCCGCGTCGCCACCCTCGCAATGGGCGGGGCGCATCATGCACTGGGCCTTGGCGGGGACGCGGGCGAAACCATCGCGTTCCAGCCGCTTGCCGCCATCGACCGTGAAGCCGAGCGCGCCTGGGCTGCCGAATGGATTGCCGCGATCCTGACGCATGAGAAGGTGACCGTCGATCCGCCGGTCAAGGATGCGATCTGGTCGGCGCTCGGCAGCCTCGCCTCGGCCCCGGTCGAGGAGCGCACGCTGACGGGCCTTGCTCTGCTGTTGCAATCGACCGCGCTGCGTGCGGCACTGGCACCCTATACGATCGAGGGCCCGTTCGGGCGCCTGCTCGATGCCGCCGAAGACGATCTGCGTATGGCGCAGGTCCAGTGCTTCGAGACCGAGGCGCTGATGGGGACGGGGAGCGCGGTGGCGCCCGTGCTCACCTATCTGTTCCACCGGCTAGAGGAGCGGTTCACCGGTGCTCCGTCGCTGCTGATTCTCGACGAGGCCTGGAAGTTTCTCGACCACCCGCTGTTCGCCGCGCGGATCCGCGAGTGGCTCAAGACGCTGCGCAAGAAGAATGTGGCGGTGATCTTCGCGAGCCAGAGTCTCGCCGACATCGCCGAGAGCGGGATCGCGCCAGCCATCATCGAAAGCTGCCCGCAGCGCATCCTGCTCCCCAATGCGGCGGCGATCGAGCCGCAGGGGCGCGCCTCCTATGAGCGCTTCGGGCTGAATGCCGCGCAGATCGAGCTTATCGCCCGCGCCAGTCCCAAGCGCCATTATTACCTCCAGTCTGCCTGCGGCAACCGGCTGTTCGAGTTGGGCCTTGGTCCGGTTGCGTTGGCGCTGTGCGGCGCCTCCGATCCTGCAACCCAGGCGCGTGTCGACGCTCTGCTCGCCGAGCATGGCAACGCCGACTTCGTGATTCGCTTCCTCGCTGAGGCCGGCCTCGACTGGGCGGCCGAGCTGGTGCGCCAATTTCCCGCCCCCCCAAGCAAAGGAGTAGTTCCATGA
- the trbJ gene encoding P-type conjugative transfer protein TrbJ gives MTRVPARETLIASLLGAGAIASLALSLSLPAPSAHAQITVFDPNNYSQNLLTAARTLQQINNQIHSLQNQAAMILNQAKNLARVDFPELDALRQTIAQIDVLMGQAQGVNFRVDGLDQQFRQLFPNDLASALATDKQVIAARDRLDNAMASFRHTMGVQAKVVENVAADARSLEALASRSQSAQGALAAQQTTNQLLALTAKQQFQIQSLMAAQYRAETMEAARRAQAEADARAATRKFLGTGKAYTPER, from the coding sequence ATGACGCGTGTCCCCGCCCGCGAGACTCTGATCGCCAGCCTGCTCGGCGCGGGGGCGATCGCTTCCCTCGCGCTCAGCCTGTCGCTTCCCGCGCCGTCCGCCCACGCGCAGATCACGGTGTTCGATCCCAACAACTACAGCCAGAATCTGCTGACCGCCGCACGAACGCTCCAGCAGATCAACAACCAAATCCATTCGCTTCAGAACCAGGCGGCGATGATCCTCAATCAGGCGAAGAATCTCGCGCGGGTCGATTTCCCCGAGCTCGATGCCTTGCGCCAGACCATTGCGCAGATCGACGTGCTGATGGGGCAGGCGCAGGGTGTGAACTTCCGCGTCGATGGTCTCGACCAGCAATTCCGTCAGCTCTTCCCCAACGATCTCGCCAGCGCGCTCGCCACCGACAAACAGGTTATCGCGGCGCGCGACCGGCTCGACAATGCCATGGCATCCTTCCGGCACACGATGGGCGTGCAAGCCAAGGTCGTCGAGAATGTAGCCGCCGATGCGCGGTCGCTCGAGGCGCTCGCGTCGCGCAGCCAGAGCGCGCAAGGCGCGCTCGCCGCGCAGCAGACGACCAACCAGCTGCTCGCGCTCACCGCCAAGCAGCAGTTCCAGATCCAGAGCCTGATGGCCGCGCAGTACCGCGCGGAGACGATGGAGGCGGCGCGGCGCGCGCAGGCCGAAGCTGACGCGCGCGCCGCCACGCGCAAGTTCCTGGGCACCGGCAAAGCCTACACCCCCGAGCGCTGA